Within the Enterobacter bugandensis genome, the region GCGATATTAAATGTTATCCCTTACGAAAGCATTCGCTTAACGGTGCTATTTTGACGTATAAACTTATTTTCAGAATAGATTAATAAAATAATAAAAATAACAAATATTCCGCACAATCAACATTCACCGCAATGATGAGCATCACCGTTATCGACTACCCAAACCCCTCCACTTTTGTTACATTTTTTATCAAACGCATCATGCTTTGATACTTAAAATAGACCGTCTGTCTTGTGCTGGGTGCCCTGCAGACGAAAGTCTCTGAAACAATATCACTGGAGAAAAAATGGCTAAGCGTAAATTGCTGCTTCTGGGTGTATTACTGTCTCTGGCGGGCTCCGCGTTTTCTGCCCCGCAAACCGCCGCTGCGCCATCGGGCATCAAGGCCTATGAAGAACAAGAGTTCATCGCCGATTTCACGAAGTTTAAAATCGGCGATACGGCACCGGCGCAGTATCAAACGCCGGAGTACACCATTAAACAGTACCAGCTGCGTAATCTTCCGGCACCGGATGCCGGTACCCACTGGACCTACATGGGCGAAAACTACGTCCTGATTGGCGATGCAGATGGCAAAATCTACAAAGCCTACAATGGAGATATTTTCTATCATCGCTGATACGATCGTAATCCGTCCGTGGCAGGAGAGCGACCGCCCTTTCCTGCGTACGCTCTACCTCCACGCCCGGCGTGAAGCCTGGCCGTGGCTGGACAGTTCTGCGTGGCAGCTTGAAGATTTTGACGCGGCAACCCTGGACGAAGAGATTTGGGTGGCGGAGCAGGATGGGCACCGACTTGGCTTCGCCTCAGTCTGGACGAACGATAATTTTCTGCACAACCTGTTTGTCGACCCGCAGTATCAGAGCCTGGGCGTCGGACATGTGTTGCTTGAGCACGTACATAAGACGTTTACCAGCACGGGCTCACTCAAGTGTCTGGTGAAAAATGCGCGGGCTATTACGTTTTACCAGCGGCACGGCTGGCACATTGAGGCGACGGGGAATTCTCCTGAGGGAGAGTACTATCTTATGCATTACCGGCTTGGGTAAAGTCAGGTGGCGCTTCGCTTACCTGACCTACAAAATCGTATTTCGTAGGCCGGGTAAGGCGAAACCGCCACCCGGCAATCCTGCGCTGGGGGGTTACACCGCGCGGAAGGCGATTTCACCCGGGATCACTTCACCCTGCCAGTAGAGCTGCGCCGCAACGCGCCCCGCCAGCTGGCGATACATCTCAGCGAACTCGCTGTCCGGACGGCTGACGACCGTCGGCTTCCCGCTGTCCAGATCTTCACGCAAGGAAATATGCAGCGGCATCTGCCCCAGCAGCTGGGTGTGATACTGCGCTGCCAGTTTTTCCGCCCCACCCGTACCAAAGATAGGCTCATGGTGTCCGCAGTTGCTGCAGATGTGCATGCTCATGTTCTCGACGATGCCGAGCACCGGCACTTCCACTTTCTCGAACATCACGATGCCTTTTTTGGCGTCGATCAGCGCGATATCCTGCGGCGTGGTGACCACAACGGCCCCCGTTACCGGGATGTTCTGCGCCAGCGTCAGCTGAATGTCACCGGTGCCCGGCGGCATGTCCAGCACCAGATAATCCAGATCCGGCCACATCGTTTCCTGCAGCATCTGCAGCAGCGCTTTGCTGGCCATCGGGCCGCGCCAGACCATGGCGTTATCGTCGGTCACCAGGTAACCGATGGAGTTGGTCGCCAGACCGTGCGCCACGATCGGCGCCATATGCGTGCCGTCCGGCGAGGTTGGACGCTGATTTTCCGCACCCAGCATGTTTGGAATAGACGGACCGTAGATATCGGCATCCAGAATACCAACCTTTGCCCCTTCCGCCGCCAGCGCGAGCGCGAGGTTGACGGCGGTAGAGGATTTACCCACCCCACCCTTACCTGAACTCACGGCGATGATGTTTTTCACCCCGTTGACGCCCGGCTGATTTTTCACACGCTTCAGCGTGGCAATGCTGTGGCTCAGCTTCCAGTCAATCGCTTTCGCACCGGTAATGCGCAGCAGCTCGGCGCTGGTCTGCTCTTTCAGCGCGTCAAAGGCACTGGTCCAGACGAACGGCATCTGCACTTCAACGTGCAGCGTATCGTCCAGCCACGCGACGTGGTGCAACGCTTTCAGCGTAGTGAGGTTATGTTTCAGGGTTGGATGCTGAAAGTTAGCCAGCGTCCCGGCGACCATTGCTCGTAAGGCTTCCGGTGATTTGGCCTGGGATTGAGAACTCATCCCGACTCCTTTGTTCTTGTGAATAAGACCTTAGACAAACAAGTTTACCTGAAAGGCCGTGGTTTGTGCTTACTTAATAATGCCCCTTTTGGTAATATCGAAAACCCTTTTCACAGTTAAAAGAAGTAATGCCTACTATGACTCAAGTCGCGAAAAAAATTCTGGTAACGTGCGCCCTGCCGTACGCCAACGGCTCAATCCACCTCGGCCACATGCTGGAGCATATCCAGGCTGATGTCTGGGTCCGTTACCAGCGAATGCGCGGCCACGAGGTTAACTTCATCTGTGCGGACGATGCCCACGGCACGCCGATTATGCTGAAAGCGCAGCAGCTGGGGATTTCCCCGGAGCAGATGATTGCCGAAATGAGTCAGGAGCATCAGACCGATTTTGCTGGCTTTGACATCAGCTATGACAACTATCACTCCACGCACAGCGACGAAAACCGCGAGCTGTCGGAGCTGATCTACACCCGTCTGAAAGAGAACGGTTTCATCAAAAACCGCACTATCTCTCAGCTGTACGATCCGGAAAAAGGCATGTTCCTGCCGGACCGTTTCGTCAAAGGCACCTGTCCAAAATGTAAATCCCCGGATCAGTACGGCGATAACTGCGAAGTCTGCGGCGCGACCTACAGCCCGACCGAACTGATTGAGCCCAAATCCGTGGTATCCGGCGCCACACCTGTGATGCGTGATTCCGAGCACTTCTTCTTCGACCTGCCGTCCTTCAGCGAAATGCTGCAGGCGTGGACCCGCAGTGGCGCGCTGCAGGAGCAGGTGGCGAACAAGATGCAGGAGTGGTTCGAATCCGGCCTGCAGCAGTGGGATATCTCTCGCGATGCGCCGTACTTTGGCTTCGAAATCCCGAATGCGCCGGGCAAATATTTCTACGTCTGGCTGGATGCGCCAATCGGCTACATGGGCTCCTTCAAGAACCTGTGCGACAAGCGGGGCGACACCGTCAGCTTCGACGAATACTGGAAGAAAGACTCTACCGCCGAGCTGTACCACTTCATCGGCAAAGACATCGTTTACTTCCACAGCCTGTTCTGGCCGGCCATGCTGGAAGGCAGCAACTTCCGCAAGCCAACCAACCTGTTTGTTCACGGCTACGTCACGGTGAACGGCGCCAAGATGTCCAAGTCCCGCGGGACGTTCATCAAGGCCAGCACCTGGCTGAACCACTTCGACGCGGACAGCCTGCGCTACTACTACACCGCGAAGCTCTCTTCCCGCATCGATGATATCGACCTGAACCTGGAAGATTTCGTGCAGCGCGTGAACGCAGACATCGTCAACAAGGTGGTGAACCTGGCGTCCCGTAACGCGGGCTTTATCGCCAAGCGCTTTGACGGCGTAATGGCCGCTGAGCTGGCGGACCCTGCCCTGTACCAAACCTTCACCGACGCGGCAGCCACCATTGGCGAAGCCTGGGAAACGCGCGAGTTCGGTAAAGCAGTGCGTGAAATCATGGCGCTAGCTGACCTGGCTAACCGCTATGTGGACGAGCAGGCGCCGTGGGTTGTCGCTAAACAGGAAGGCCGCGATGCCGATCTGCAGGCCATCTGCTCCATGGGC harbors:
- a CDS encoding RcnB family protein produces the protein MAKRKLLLLGVLLSLAGSAFSAPQTAAAPSGIKAYEEQEFIADFTKFKIGDTAPAQYQTPEYTIKQYQLRNLPAPDAGTHWTYMGENYVLIGDADGKIYKAYNGDIFYHR
- a CDS encoding GNAT family N-acetyltransferase — protein: MAKSTKPTMEIFSIIADTIVIRPWQESDRPFLRTLYLHARREAWPWLDSSAWQLEDFDAATLDEEIWVAEQDGHRLGFASVWTNDNFLHNLFVDPQYQSLGVGHVLLEHVHKTFTSTGSLKCLVKNARAITFYQRHGWHIEATGNSPEGEYYLMHYRLG
- the apbC gene encoding iron-sulfur cluster carrier protein ApbC — translated: MSSQSQAKSPEALRAMVAGTLANFQHPTLKHNLTTLKALHHVAWLDDTLHVEVQMPFVWTSAFDALKEQTSAELLRITGAKAIDWKLSHSIATLKRVKNQPGVNGVKNIIAVSSGKGGVGKSSTAVNLALALAAEGAKVGILDADIYGPSIPNMLGAENQRPTSPDGTHMAPIVAHGLATNSIGYLVTDDNAMVWRGPMASKALLQMLQETMWPDLDYLVLDMPPGTGDIQLTLAQNIPVTGAVVVTTPQDIALIDAKKGIVMFEKVEVPVLGIVENMSMHICSNCGHHEPIFGTGGAEKLAAQYHTQLLGQMPLHISLREDLDSGKPTVVSRPDSEFAEMYRQLAGRVAAQLYWQGEVIPGEIAFRAV
- the metG gene encoding methionine--tRNA ligase; protein product: MTQVAKKILVTCALPYANGSIHLGHMLEHIQADVWVRYQRMRGHEVNFICADDAHGTPIMLKAQQLGISPEQMIAEMSQEHQTDFAGFDISYDNYHSTHSDENRELSELIYTRLKENGFIKNRTISQLYDPEKGMFLPDRFVKGTCPKCKSPDQYGDNCEVCGATYSPTELIEPKSVVSGATPVMRDSEHFFFDLPSFSEMLQAWTRSGALQEQVANKMQEWFESGLQQWDISRDAPYFGFEIPNAPGKYFYVWLDAPIGYMGSFKNLCDKRGDTVSFDEYWKKDSTAELYHFIGKDIVYFHSLFWPAMLEGSNFRKPTNLFVHGYVTVNGAKMSKSRGTFIKASTWLNHFDADSLRYYYTAKLSSRIDDIDLNLEDFVQRVNADIVNKVVNLASRNAGFIAKRFDGVMAAELADPALYQTFTDAAATIGEAWETREFGKAVREIMALADLANRYVDEQAPWVVAKQEGRDADLQAICSMGINLFRVLMTYLKPVLPQLAARAEAFLNTELTWDAMAQPLLGHKVNTFKALYNRIEMKQVEALVEASKEEVKAAAAPVTGPLADDPIQETITFDDFAKVDLRVALIENAEFVEGSDKLLRLTLDLGGEKRNVFSGIRSAYPDPLVLIGRQTVMVANLAPRKMRFGISEGMVMAAGPGGKDIFLLSPDEGAKPGQQVK